In one Pseudomonas sp. SG20056 genomic region, the following are encoded:
- the rpmJ gene encoding 50S ribosomal protein L36, with protein sequence MKVRASVKKLCRNCKIIRREGVVRVICSAEPRHKQRQG encoded by the coding sequence ATGAAAGTTCGTGCATCGGTGAAAAAGCTGTGCCGCAACTGCAAGATTATCCGTCGCGAAGGTGTTGTTCGCGTCATTTGCAGCGCGGAACCGCGTCACAAGCAGCGCCAAGGCTGA
- the rpsM gene encoding 30S ribosomal protein S13, which produces MARIAGVNIPDNKHTVISLTYIYGVGRTTAQKVCAAAGVNPAAKIKDLSDEQIEQLRGEVAKVNTEGDLRREVNMKIKRLMDLGCYRGLRHRRGLPVRGQRTKTNARTRKGPRKPIRK; this is translated from the coding sequence ATGGCCCGTATTGCAGGCGTTAACATTCCGGATAACAAGCACACTGTTATCTCGTTGACCTACATCTATGGTGTTGGTCGCACAACTGCACAGAAAGTCTGTGCTGCCGCCGGCGTTAATCCGGCTGCAAAGATCAAAGATCTCTCTGACGAGCAGATCGAGCAGCTGCGTGGCGAAGTAGCCAAGGTGAATACCGAAGGCGACCTGCGTCGTGAAGTGAACATGAAAATCAAGCGCTTGATGGACCTGGGTTGCTACCGCGGCCTGCGTCATCGTCGTGGTCTGCCGGTTCGCGGTCAGCGTACCAAGACCAACGCGCGTACCCGTAAGGGCCCGCGTAAGCCGATCCGCAAGTAA
- the rpsK gene encoding 30S ribosomal protein S11: MAKPAARTRKKVKKTVVDGIAHIHASFNNTIVTITDRQGNALSWATSGGSGFRGSRKSTPFAAQVAAERAGQAALEYGLKNLDVNVKGPGPGRESAVRALNGCGYKIASITDVTPIPHNGCRPSKKRRV, from the coding sequence ATGGCAAAACCTGCTGCTCGTACTCGTAAGAAAGTCAAAAAGACGGTGGTTGATGGCATCGCCCACATCCACGCCTCTTTCAACAACACAATCGTGACCATTACTGACCGTCAGGGCAATGCTCTGTCCTGGGCTACCTCTGGTGGTTCGGGTTTCCGCGGCTCGCGTAAAAGCACCCCGTTCGCCGCCCAGGTGGCTGCAGAACGTGCTGGTCAAGCTGCGCTGGAATATGGTCTGAAGAACCTCGACGTTAACGTCAAGGGTCCAGGTCCAGGTCGTGAGTCTGCTGTCCGTGCATTGAACGGCTGTGGCTATAAGATCGCCAGCATCACCGATGTGACGCCAATCCCGCATAACGGGTGCCGTCCTTCGAAGAAGCGTCGCGTGTAA
- the rpsD gene encoding 30S ribosomal protein S4 yields the protein MARYIGPKCKLSRREGTDLFLKSGVRALESKCNIEAAPGIHGQRRGRQSDYGTQLREKQKVRRIYGVLERQFSGYYKEAAGKKGATGENLLQLLECRLDNVVYRMGYGATRAESRQLVSHKSISVNGKTVNVPSYQVKAGDVVAVREKSKNQLRIVQALELCAQRGRVEWVEVDTEKKSGVFKNVPARSDLSADINESLIVELYSK from the coding sequence ATGGCTCGTTACATTGGTCCCAAATGCAAACTGTCTCGTCGTGAAGGCACAGATCTTTTCCTGAAAAGCGGTGTACGCGCTCTGGAATCGAAGTGCAACATCGAAGCGGCCCCAGGTATTCACGGTCAGCGCCGTGGCCGTCAGTCTGACTACGGCACCCAGCTGCGTGAGAAGCAAAAAGTTCGTCGTATCTACGGTGTGCTTGAGCGTCAATTCAGCGGTTATTACAAAGAAGCTGCCGGCAAGAAAGGCGCTACTGGTGAGAACCTGCTGCAACTGCTCGAATGCCGTCTGGATAACGTGGTTTACCGCATGGGCTACGGCGCTACTCGCGCTGAATCCCGTCAGCTGGTATCGCACAAGTCGATCAGCGTAAACGGTAAAACTGTAAACGTACCGTCCTACCAGGTTAAAGCTGGTGACGTTGTTGCAGTCCGCGAGAAATCGAAGAATCAGCTGCGCATTGTTCAAGCTCTTGAGCTGTGTGCCCAGCGTGGCCGCGTTGAATGGGTAGAAGTAGACACTGAGAAGAAGTCTGGCGTGTTCAAAAACGTCCCGGCGCGCAGTGATCTCTCCGCTGACATCAACGAAAGCCTGATTGTCGAGCTCTACTCCAAGTAA